ACGGTTTCGCTTCTTTTCATGGGAGTTGCATCCGCCGTACTTTGTCTTGTATCGCTGGCAGAACTTATATCTGCCCTTATTGTGATTCAAACCCTCTTGCAGTTTATGGGGCAATGCGTTGCCGTCGTGCTTCTGCGGCGTAAAGATCGCAGTCCTAATCCCGACCTGTTTCGCATGCCTTGGTACCCGATACCTGCTGTAGTCGCTCTTGTGGGCTGGGCTTACATCGTGGCTACCAGCCAGGTCCGTCACATTGTTATCGCTTTGACATTCGGCCTTCTGGGTGTCGTTGTCTTTCTGTTTCGCGCTCGCAACCAACAGGAGTGGCCTTTCGCACAATGATGAGATACGACGTCACAGTCATCGGGGAGATTTATCAGGACCACGTTTTCAGTGGCTTCGCTACATGGCCGTCGCCAGGCGAAGAGATTTTTACGGATCAATACGAATGGGAACTTGGCGGCGGCGCGATCACTACAGCGTGCGCACTTGCGCGCCTCGGCCGCAAAGTCCAGCTTATAGGAGTGGCCGGAGAGCCGGACTTTGCACGCATGGCAGAACGGCTTGAACAATTTAACGTTGATACAGACGGTATTTCACACAGCAAGACGCGCAGTGGAGTTACCGTCAGTATTTCAACGTTGCAGGACCGCTCTTTTTTTACGTACCGGGGAGCGAATGCTGAGCTTGAAGATCGTTTGATGCGCGATGACAAACTGGCATCCAACATTGCCAACTCCCGCCACGTTCACCTCGCGTTTCCATTGAGCGCATCGCTTGCGAAGAAACTCCTCCCCATTGCAGCGGCGAATGGCACTACGACATCGCTTGATGTTGGACATGATGTGGGATGGTTGCGCAATGAGGCAAGCATCGATGTTCTTCGAGCAATCGACTACACGATGCCGAACGAAAAGGAGGCAGCGATGCTCAGCGGCGATCCTGAGCAGTATCTGTCGCGATGTCGCGATCTCGGATTGAAGATGGCTGTCGTGAAGTTGGGTCGCAAGGGAGCGGCGATGCTCTGTAACAACATCGAGTACAAAGCGAGTTCGCCTTCGGTTCGGGTGATCGATACAACCGGCGCCGGCGACGCCTTCGATGCAGGCTTTATCGATGCATTGCTTGATAACGCACCGCCGCAACAGATTCTCGAACGCGCCTGCATCTGTGGAGCCATGTCGACTCGGGCTGCCGGAGCCCTAAGCGCCCTCCCCAACAAGAAAGAGATTCACGCCATTCTCGAGGAGCATTATGCCGCGTAAGATTGCATTTCTTGGAGGAGGCGGGATTCGCACGCCTCTGGTAGCGTTTGGCATCAACGAATCTTCGAAAGAGCTTGGGGCAGAAGAGTTTGTACTTTATGACCTGGATCCCCAGCGGGCCCAGATGACAGCGCGCCTTAGCAGAGAGGTTGTCCGGCGCGACGGAGGATCTCTCAAGATTAAGGTTGCCGCAACACCGGAGGAGGCGATCGACGGCGCATCGTTCGTTCTCAATAGTGTCCGCGCTGGAGGGATCGGCTCACGAGCGCATGATGAGCGCGCTTCTATCGCCTGCGGCTATCCCGGTCAGGAGACTACAGGGCCTGGCGGCGTTGCCATGGGCCAACGCACCATTCCTATAGCCATCGAGCAAGCACGTTCTGTCGAGCGGATCGCACCCAAGGCTTGGATCGTCAACTTTACCAATCCCGCCGGACTGATTACGCAGGCGGTTATTCAGAACTCGAGCGCCAAGGTGGTTGGCATCTGTGACACGCCTACCGAGATGCTTCATCGAATCGCCGCCGCGCTGAATGCCGCGCACGAAGAGATTGAATGCGAATACGTCGGACTCAATCATCTTGGGTGGGTTCGCAAGATCTCGCTTCGGGGCCAGGACGTTACAGACAAGGTGCTCAACGATAACGCCATTCTGTCCCAACTCTACTCAGCGCCGCTCTTCGATCACGAATTGATCCGCGCACTCAGGCTCATCCCCACGGAATACCTCTTCTTTTATTATTCGCGCACACGGGCCCTTCAAAACCAGCGTAAACAGGGCAGCACACGCGGTGAACAGATTGCACAGATGAATGAATCCCTCGCCGAAAAGCTGCTGAAACTGCACAGCAACAACGACGACGCAGGCGCACTACAGGCATACATTGACTATCTCAATCTTCGATCCGGCTCCTACATGAAGCTGGAGGGTGAGGGAGTATCGGCCTTCGATGGCGAAGCTCCACAAGAGGACCCCTTCCGCGCTGCCAGCGGCTATCACCGCATCGCGCTTCAGGTGATGAATGCGCTATGCAGCCCGGTCAATCGTCGCGTGATCGTAAACACTACAAACGGATCCGCCGTTCCTGAGATCGATTCGACCGACATCATTGAGGTGACCTGCAGTATAGGCAACAACACTATCACTCCAATACCCGTGGGCCCGTTGCCAGAGGCTGTGCGCGGTCTTGTGTTAGCCGTAAAAGCCTATGAGAGCGCCGCGATAAAAGCCGCTCTCAGTGGAGAGCAAAGAGATCTGCGCAAGGCCATGCTGCTCTATCCCGCAATTGGTGAGTGGGAACCTTCAGAGCGGTTACTTAAGCAGTTGCAATGGAAGGCATAGTTATCGAAGCGCGCAGTTGGACTACGAAACGACATTTTGGGGCGCGCCGCTCAGAAATCCTCTGACATTCTCAACTGTCGTTTGCATGATGCGTTTACGCGCTTCAATCGCCGACCATGCCATATGCGGCGTCACAAGACAATTTTTCGCCCCAATCAACGGATTTCCAGGCAACGGCGGCTCGGCCGACAACACGTCCAGGGCCGCGCCTGCAATTCTCTCTTCGTTCAAAACATCGGCAAGATCGGCTTCATTCACCAGGCCGCCTCGCGCAGTGTTGATCAGGAATGAACTTCGCTTCATCCTCTGCAATAGCTTGCGATCAACCATGCCCCTGTTTTCTTCAGTTAGACCGCAATGCAGAGAAACCACGTCTGCCTCTTCAAATAAACCTTCAAGCGTACGATCGCCTTTTGCAACCCCTTCTTGTGCTCGCGCACGGCGGCTGCTGTAGATCACACGCATTCCAAAGGCCTCGGCCAGTTGCGCAACGCGCTGTCCGATCCTGCCAAATCCCACAATACCCATTGTCTTGCCGAACAGCTCGACTTGCGGCGTCTTCCAGAATGTCCAATCAGGCGATGCTGCCCATGCGCCTTTCTCTACATCGCGGGCGTGGTCGCCAACATGATGGCAAAGCTCAAGGAGCATCGCCATCGTGTATTGGGCAACTGTATTTGTTCCGTAGTCGGGAACATTGGACACCACGACTCCATGACTTCGCGCGGCAGATACATCAACGATGTTGTACCCGGTCGCCAATACCGATATGAATTTCAGCTTCGGCAGAGACTCAAGCGACTTTTCATCCAATGGAACCTTATTGACAAGCAGGATGTCCGCATCCTTGGCGCGCTGATGTACATCTGTCGCCGCTGTGCGGTCGAATACCTGCAGATCACCCAGCTTTTCGAGACTGGCCCATGTGTTATCACCTGGGTTAAGTACGAATCCATCCAACACTACGATCTTCATTGCGTGCCCCAACCACATTATTGCTGCCACCAGGCAATCATTTCACGCGAATATCAGTAAAAGGTGCTCTGCTCTTGCGGCTTATCTTTGATGCCTAGCGGCTCCAACAATGCTTTGGCGCCCAGCTTTATCAAGCCAAGCTCGGTCATCGACTGAAAGAACTGGAAACCTTCTGCACGAAACTGTTTTACTTCTTCTGCGCTTCCTGCGGGGCGTCCCAATATCTTTCCATGACGCTTCGCGGCTGCCATGATCCTAGCAATCGCTTCATCCAGCAGAGGTTCATTCTGCCTTCCCCGCAATCCAAGTGAAAATGAAAGATCACTGACACCGATAAAGATCACATCGACGCCGGGAGTCGCCGCAATTGCTTCAATCTCGTCGATCGCGGATGCCTCTTCGATAACACACACCACAAGCACATTGGCATCTGCTGAGTCATAGTAGTTCCCAGGCGCAGGCCATGTCGTAACTGCGAGACCCGCCCCCGAACCTCTGCGTCCAAATGGAGGATAGTGGCATCCTTGAGCGGCAATCGTTGCGCGTTGAGGCGTGGAGACGAATGGGAATATGACTCCCTGCACGCCCTGGTCGAGCACACGTTTCGCCATCCATAGTTCAGCCCACGGAACCCGCGCAAACACAGGAGCCGGGAGCCCTCTGGTCGCGAGAACCATTGCCCTCAGCGACTCAAGCGACACGGGCGAGTGCTCCATCTCCACCCATAGAAAATGGAAGCCGAGCGTCGCAGCATACGCCGCCGTCTCAACATTGCTCGATGTGACCGTCATGCCGATCACATACCCGCCTGCCTTCAGACGTTCGCGCACGATGCTCCAGTTGTCTGGCGATTCCGGATGCACATCCGCTCGATATTCTTCCACGCGCTAAGCTCCCTTCCGCACCACAGGCTTCAGCATCACCTCAGCCACCTGGCAACCTCGGCCGTTGCCTCCCAGTCCTGGCTCGCGAGTCCACGTCAACCATAGCTCACCTTTGGACGTCGCCGCGCGGGGCACCGCAAAGGTTTGAGGAGCAGGCGGCCAGGGACGCAACTGCATCGGATGTATCTCAATCGCATCGTTAGCCACGAGCCGCGTCTTTACGCCACGCGAGTCGCCGGAGATAACAACCTCCAAACTATATTCCACCGCCGGATCGAGCCCCGTGTAGTGCATCTTCAGAGGAGCTTCATACAGGCTCTCCGCCCAGTGTTTCCACGCCATGGGCACATCCGCGCCATAGTGGTCCGGATAGCTTGTGCCTACATGTACTGAGCGGCGAAAATCGAAGTCTCCCTCTGCATCTCCTATTACCAGATGAGGACGATTGCCTACATTGCCCAGCTCATCGTAGAAGCCCCCAGGCCCAGGGTTCGTTCGGTTCAGCAACGCGCGGATCGCACCGATCTTCTCTTCCTGGTCTTCGATCTTTGAGATTATTCTCAGTTTTTTCTGGAAGTATGGAACGTCCGTAACCGGATGGTCGATGGTGTCGAGCGGCGCACCGCGATCGACTGCCTCGCCAGCATAGCGCTCGACGGCAAGCTGCTGATGAATGCTCTGTAGCAGCGCATAGCCCAACTCCGCGATGCGCGTACGAAGTGCAGGCGCGACCTGAGTTGTCGCACACCGGCGTAGAATCACAGTTGCTTCGTCGATCAGGTTTTGCGGATCGATTCCATTCGCGGGCACCCTCGCAGGCGTCGAGCCAATCCCCCACGGCACCGAAGCGAACCCAAT
The genomic region above belongs to Acidobacteriota bacterium and contains:
- a CDS encoding carbohydrate kinase family protein, which gives rise to MMRYDVTVIGEIYQDHVFSGFATWPSPGEEIFTDQYEWELGGGAITTACALARLGRKVQLIGVAGEPDFARMAERLEQFNVDTDGISHSKTRSGVTVSISTLQDRSFFTYRGANAELEDRLMRDDKLASNIANSRHVHLAFPLSASLAKKLLPIAAANGTTTSLDVGHDVGWLRNEASIDVLRAIDYTMPNEKEAAMLSGDPEQYLSRCRDLGLKMAVVKLGRKGAAMLCNNIEYKASSPSVRVIDTTGAGDAFDAGFIDALLDNAPPQQILERACICGAMSTRAAGALSALPNKKEIHAILEEHYAA
- a CDS encoding 6-phospho-beta-glucosidase → MPRKIAFLGGGGIRTPLVAFGINESSKELGAEEFVLYDLDPQRAQMTARLSREVVRRDGGSLKIKVAATPEEAIDGASFVLNSVRAGGIGSRAHDERASIACGYPGQETTGPGGVAMGQRTIPIAIEQARSVERIAPKAWIVNFTNPAGLITQAVIQNSSAKVVGICDTPTEMLHRIAAALNAAHEEIECEYVGLNHLGWVRKISLRGQDVTDKVLNDNAILSQLYSAPLFDHELIRALRLIPTEYLFFYYSRTRALQNQRKQGSTRGEQIAQMNESLAEKLLKLHSNNDDAGALQAYIDYLNLRSGSYMKLEGEGVSAFDGEAPQEDPFRAASGYHRIALQVMNALCSPVNRRVIVNTTNGSAVPEIDSTDIIEVTCSIGNNTITPIPVGPLPEAVRGLVLAVKAYESAAIKAALSGEQRDLRKAMLLYPAIGEWEPSERLLKQLQWKA
- a CDS encoding D-2-hydroxyacid dehydrogenase; this translates as MKIVVLDGFVLNPGDNTWASLEKLGDLQVFDRTAATDVHQRAKDADILLVNKVPLDEKSLESLPKLKFISVLATGYNIVDVSAARSHGVVVSNVPDYGTNTVAQYTMAMLLELCHHVGDHARDVEKGAWAASPDWTFWKTPQVELFGKTMGIVGFGRIGQRVAQLAEAFGMRVIYSSRRARAQEGVAKGDRTLEGLFEEADVVSLHCGLTEENRGMVDRKLLQRMKRSSFLINTARGGLVNEADLADVLNEERIAGAALDVLSAEPPLPGNPLIGAKNCLVTPHMAWSAIEARKRIMQTTVENVRGFLSGAPQNVVS
- a CDS encoding aldolase — translated: MTVTSSNVETAAYAATLGFHFLWVEMEHSPVSLESLRAMVLATRGLPAPVFARVPWAELWMAKRVLDQGVQGVIFPFVSTPQRATIAAQGCHYPPFGRRGSGAGLAVTTWPAPGNYYDSADANVLVVCVIEEASAIDEIEAIAATPGVDVIFIGVSDLSFSLGLRGRQNEPLLDEAIARIMAAAKRHGKILGRPAGSAEEVKQFRAEGFQFFQSMTELGLIKLGAKALLEPLGIKDKPQEQSTFY